In the genome of Gemmatimonadota bacterium, one region contains:
- a CDS encoding BlaI/MecI/CopY family transcriptional regulator, translating into MARLRQEGLTTREMELIQVLWQQKEATVEVIQAKLPNRLEGSTIRTLLQIMEDKGYVTHEKQGRANVYRPIIEQQRVQSSAMKHIIQKLFGGSTELLLARLVEDEEIDMDDVARLREKLKQRKGSTS; encoded by the coding sequence ATGGCAAGACTGCGACAAGAGGGATTGACCACCCGCGAAATGGAGCTCATACAGGTACTCTGGCAACAGAAAGAAGCAACCGTCGAGGTGATCCAGGCAAAATTACCCAACCGGTTAGAAGGATCAACCATTCGCACACTCCTGCAAATCATGGAAGACAAAGGCTATGTGACGCATGAAAAGCAAGGACGCGCCAATGTGTACCGCCCCATAATCGAACAACAGCGGGTCCAATCCTCGGCAATGAAGCACATCATTCAAAAACTATTTGGCGGGTCAACCGAACTCTTATTGGCGCGACTGGTTGAAGACGAAGAGATAGACATGGACGACGTAGCACGATTGCGTGAAAAACTCAAGCAACGCAAAGGGAGCACATCATGA
- a CDS encoding carboxypeptidase regulatory-like domain-containing protein translates to MIDTAILDPIAIFLLDATVKTTLFMGLVLCVVWFLGTRQAAKRSLLLNWCLIGVLVIPIASLCMPSLRFQFDAPAPPSEPSIPSLHPVVDPETPQAKPIPALKQQRASNRAFSENPELFQNFASPPPAQIVFAKNAETKSIDWTTYILNKITSAQALYGVIALYAIGVLILLARVIYCLIMVCTFRRSLLSCDDEQLQNDFQVLKKQLGIRRSVALSVSEKISSPTQVGLLKPVVVLPTPMVESRDQLESILIHELIHVKRWDCLYRLLAMIGMAFYWFNPLFHRVKHLLFEIQEQACDDWTVTATGNSESYADTLLNVATQLQPRPAMALGMDMARTTQVMDRVNRIITLGGHVSPRVGRVSALVIAGAFIGGATAIGSLTTSKADHNDQKVVFEGGIAATDTSDVSQRLLPLKMRDGRLWWRGENGLYLRDGDTWQKFTLPEGGSFDQMHAFMQARNGSMWFIGIYKNRPIIANFSGKTWQIWDSKTTGLGKIATGYDFAEDNDGGIWVTQSFSNIRAHGGTDRFKGGNGVLHFDGKVWHNYTVKDGLIHNRVYNVETDSEGGVWIATLRGLSYYKDGKWTSHIVDSMPIGGVRNGNIYDGRKVYKLFYDQKSTLWAVHGSVIGRTITRRRGGISSFDGTAWTHYDAHDGLPINASRNIWQTENGDLWFGTHQGDQRDVEAKGMVRYKDGMWLRLTRKHGISGDFVWGLVEKGDGAFYLGVSGIVSYKPPIDHLTTISGKVIDQRDGQPVENMGIWAEYDDGEVHAGTLTDENGRYRVEVTPGVYRMRIASKNAVEPVTVEAKPESKIEDVDLLLLNSRRISGRVIDASDNPIVNAVVVISDDASEDQRLSPQIVTTDANGKFEGWQVVGPKATFEVAAEGYTQIAREVENAVGEQVVIHLKKGTMFRGRVVDELGEPIEWARVGLGHAPDPEKKAYILPALPFQRNTYPDVSGPFSA, encoded by the coding sequence ATGATCGACACGGCTATACTGGATCCGATTGCCATTTTTCTCCTTGATGCGACTGTCAAGACCACCCTCTTTATGGGTCTTGTTCTATGTGTCGTATGGTTCCTGGGCACGCGACAGGCGGCAAAACGCAGTCTGCTATTGAACTGGTGTCTTATCGGCGTGCTGGTCATACCCATCGCGTCTTTGTGTATGCCTTCACTGCGATTTCAATTTGATGCGCCAGCACCACCTTCGGAACCGTCTATTCCGTCTCTCCATCCTGTAGTTGACCCTGAGACACCTCAGGCAAAACCCATACCCGCATTGAAGCAACAAAGAGCATCTAATAGGGCGTTTTCAGAAAACCCAGAACTATTCCAAAACTTTGCATCTCCCCCACCTGCACAAATTGTTTTTGCCAAAAATGCCGAGACAAAATCAATTGATTGGACAACCTACATACTGAATAAAATCACTTCAGCACAGGCTTTGTATGGTGTAATCGCGCTCTATGCTATTGGCGTATTGATTTTATTGGCTCGTGTAATTTATTGTTTGATAATGGTTTGCACGTTTCGCCGATCTCTATTGTCCTGTGATGACGAACAGCTTCAAAATGATTTTCAGGTCTTAAAGAAGCAATTGGGTATTCGGCGATCCGTCGCACTATCTGTCAGTGAAAAAATTAGCAGTCCAACTCAAGTGGGTCTTCTGAAGCCAGTAGTCGTATTGCCCACGCCTATGGTCGAATCGCGCGATCAGTTGGAATCGATTCTGATTCACGAACTCATTCACGTCAAGCGGTGGGATTGCCTGTATCGCTTATTGGCAATGATCGGTATGGCATTTTACTGGTTCAATCCCCTATTCCACCGCGTCAAGCATCTGCTTTTTGAAATTCAAGAACAAGCCTGTGATGATTGGACCGTGACCGCAACCGGCAATTCTGAAAGCTATGCGGACACGCTCCTCAATGTGGCGACCCAACTGCAACCTCGTCCAGCGATGGCATTGGGCATGGACATGGCGCGAACAACCCAGGTCATGGATCGCGTCAATCGCATTATCACCCTGGGCGGCCATGTGTCTCCGCGCGTTGGTCGCGTATCGGCACTCGTAATAGCAGGGGCATTTATCGGTGGAGCGACAGCCATCGGCAGCCTGACCACTTCAAAAGCCGATCACAATGATCAAAAGGTCGTGTTTGAAGGCGGTATTGCCGCAACCGATACCAGTGACGTATCGCAGCGACTACTTCCGCTAAAAATGCGCGATGGTCGCCTGTGGTGGCGTGGGGAGAATGGTCTCTATTTGCGAGATGGAGATACGTGGCAAAAATTTACATTGCCAGAAGGCGGTTCATTCGACCAGATGCATGCCTTTATGCAAGCGCGCAATGGCTCAATGTGGTTTATCGGTATATATAAAAACAGGCCAATTATCGCGAACTTCAGTGGAAAGACATGGCAGATATGGGATTCAAAAACAACGGGCCTGGGAAAAATCGCCACGGGATATGATTTTGCCGAAGATAATGATGGCGGTATCTGGGTTACCCAGAGCTTTTCAAACATCAGAGCACACGGAGGCACCGATCGCTTCAAAGGCGGAAACGGCGTCTTGCACTTTGATGGCAAAGTATGGCACAACTACACGGTAAAAGATGGATTGATTCACAACCGGGTTTACAATGTGGAAACCGATTCCGAAGGCGGCGTGTGGATCGCAACCCTTCGCGGATTGAGTTATTACAAAGATGGAAAATGGACCTCTCATATTGTCGATAGCATGCCCATAGGGGGCGTGCGTAATGGCAATATATATGACGGCCGCAAGGTATATAAGCTATTTTACGACCAAAAAAGCACGCTTTGGGCCGTGCATGGATCGGTTATTGGGCGCACCATAACGCGGCGCAGAGGAGGAATTTCCAGCTTTGACGGCACAGCCTGGACACACTACGATGCACATGATGGACTGCCTATAAATGCGTCTCGAAATATCTGGCAAACAGAAAATGGTGATCTGTGGTTCGGCACGCATCAAGGTGACCAACGGGATGTAGAGGCAAAAGGTATGGTGCGGTATAAAGATGGGATGTGGTTGCGCTTGACGCGCAAACACGGCATCTCCGGCGATTTTGTATGGGGGCTGGTTGAAAAAGGCGACGGGGCTTTCTATCTGGGTGTTTCTGGTATTGTATCTTATAAGCCACCTATCGATCACCTGACAACAATATCTGGTAAAGTGATCGATCAGCGCGACGGGCAACCCGTAGAAAATATGGGAATATGGGCTGAATACGACGATGGCGAGGTGCATGCGGGAACCCTGACAGATGAAAATGGCCGCTATCGCGTCGAAGTCACCCCTGGTGTATATCGCATGCGGATCGCGTCTAAGAATGCAGTTGAACCCGTGACCGTTGAGGCAAAACCCGAGAGTAAAATTGAAGATGTCGATCTGCTCTTGCTCAACTCGCGCCGCATCTCTGGTCGTGTAATCGACGCATCTGATAATCCAATAGTCAATGCTGTCGTCGTGATTTCTGATGACGCCTCAGAAGATCAACGCCTATCTCCCCAAATAGTAACTACAGATGCCAATGGAAAATTTGAAGGCTGGCAGGTCGTGGGACCGAAGGCTACTTTTGAAGTCGCTGCAGAAGGATACACACAAATCGCGCGGGAAGTTGAAAATGCCGTTGGAGAACAAGTAGTGATTCATCTCAAAAAAGGAACGATGTTTCGCGGTCGCGTTGTGG